One window from the genome of Salisaeta longa DSM 21114 encodes:
- a CDS encoding PID-CTERM protein-sorting domain-containing protein yields MCSATYRSTGWPAHLCALVLAVWLLGPSHAHAQATHAPGPAAQEIPEWAQPQRPTLGATPDQRAGAAGSHLGGPIGGGATPNAPTLPGGGGGPSQVPVDGGIAWLAAAGAAYAARRLRNTEGETSL; encoded by the coding sequence ATGTGCTCAGCTACGTACCGATCGACTGGATGGCCCGCGCACCTGTGTGCACTGGTGTTGGCCGTATGGCTCCTCGGCCCTTCGCATGCACACGCGCAGGCGACCCACGCGCCGGGGCCGGCGGCACAAGAGATTCCAGAGTGGGCGCAGCCGCAACGCCCGACCCTAGGCGCAACGCCTGATCAGCGAGCGGGCGCCGCGGGGAGCCACTTGGGTGGGCCTATTGGTGGTGGGGCCACGCCTAATGCGCCTACGCTGCCGGGTGGCGGGGGCGGTCCTAGCCAGGTGCCCGTGGACGGCGGAATTGCGTGGTTGGCTGCGGCTGGTGCAGCATATGCCGCGCGGCGTTTGCGTAATACTGAAGGCGAGACCTCGTTGTAA
- the gcvP gene encoding aminomethyl-transferring glycine dehydrogenase produces the protein MPIQLSAPDVFADRHIGPSDDDVAAMLDALGLDSLDALVDQTVPAAIRTDRPLDLPPALSERALLEDVDARAADNDAWRSFIGMGYHDTITPPVIQRDILENPAWYTQYTPYQAEISQGRLEALLNFQTMVTDLTGLEIANASLLDEGTAAAEAMMMLNRVGRGRNGDTFFIAADCHPQTIAVVKGRAKPIDVNVVVGDPDAFTFTEDVFGALVQYPATDGAVRDYAAFCEAAHAADAHVAVAADLLSLVLLEAPGTWGADVVVGSTQRFGVPMGYGGPHAAYFATRERFQRKVPGRMIGVSKDAEGHMALRMALQTREQHIRRGRATSNICTAQVLLAVMAGMYAVYHGPEGLRTIATRVHERTRLLGTALQRLGHTLRHADFFDTLRIDVGDEMTTAEVRRRAEARAVNLRYYDDGSVGVALDEATDADALNTLIEIFGGTNGRRLRAEDLADALDPGYDGPLARTTPVLAHPIFDAHHSETELARYIHKLASKDLSLVHSMIPLGSCTMKLNPTAALMPISNPAFANVHPFAPADQAQGYHRIIDELSGYLAEITGFDDVSLQPNSGASGEYAGLLVIQAYHRANGDDQRTVCLIPESAHGTNPASATMAGMDVVTVACDDHGNVDLDDLTAKAEKHSDRLAALMVTYPSTHGVFEDHIRDVCAVIHEHGGQVYMDGANMNAQVGVCRPAEIGVDVCHLNLHKTFSIPHGGGGPGVGPICTAAHLSPFLPGHPLADTGGAQAIPPVAAAPYGSALILLISWAYIKMLGAEGLTRATKVAILNANYVAKRLSSRYDIVYTGTRGFVAHEFILDLRHFRQELDISEQDVAKRLMDYGFHAPTMSWPVVGTLMVEPTESESKAELDRFCDALYSIRDEIQAVADGAVAADESVLRQAPHTAEAVTRSEWTAPYSREQAAYPSAFAREHKFWPTVRRVDDAFGDRNLVCSCPPIEAYAADDEETLTAALDA, from the coding sequence ATGCCCATTCAGCTTTCCGCGCCCGACGTCTTTGCCGATCGCCACATTGGACCGTCTGATGACGATGTGGCGGCGATGCTTGACGCCTTAGGCCTCGACTCGCTCGACGCCCTTGTCGATCAAACCGTACCGGCGGCCATCCGCACCGACCGCCCGCTCGACCTCCCCCCGGCGCTTTCCGAACGCGCCCTCCTGGAGGACGTGGACGCTCGCGCGGCCGACAACGACGCGTGGCGCTCCTTCATCGGCATGGGCTACCACGACACCATCACGCCGCCCGTCATTCAACGCGACATCCTCGAAAATCCGGCGTGGTACACCCAGTACACGCCCTACCAGGCCGAAATCTCGCAGGGCCGCCTCGAAGCGCTCCTCAACTTCCAGACCATGGTCACCGACCTGACCGGGCTGGAGATTGCCAACGCGTCGCTCCTCGACGAGGGCACCGCGGCCGCCGAGGCTATGATGATGCTCAACCGCGTGGGCCGCGGCCGTAACGGCGACACCTTCTTCATCGCGGCCGACTGCCATCCGCAAACCATTGCTGTTGTGAAGGGCCGCGCCAAGCCCATCGACGTGAACGTGGTGGTGGGCGACCCGGACGCGTTTACCTTCACCGAGGACGTGTTTGGCGCGCTGGTGCAGTACCCGGCCACGGATGGTGCCGTCCGCGACTACGCGGCGTTTTGTGAGGCGGCGCACGCGGCCGATGCCCACGTGGCGGTGGCCGCCGATCTGCTGAGCTTGGTGCTGCTGGAGGCGCCGGGCACGTGGGGCGCCGACGTGGTGGTGGGGTCTACGCAGCGCTTTGGGGTGCCCATGGGCTACGGCGGTCCGCACGCGGCGTACTTTGCCACGCGCGAGCGCTTTCAGCGGAAGGTGCCCGGACGCATGATTGGCGTGTCGAAGGATGCCGAGGGGCACATGGCGTTGCGCATGGCGCTACAAACGCGCGAGCAGCACATCCGCCGGGGCCGCGCGACGTCCAACATCTGCACGGCACAGGTGCTGCTGGCCGTGATGGCCGGGATGTACGCCGTGTACCACGGACCGGAAGGGCTGAGGACCATCGCGACGCGCGTCCACGAACGCACGCGCCTGCTGGGCACGGCCCTCCAGCGGCTGGGCCACACGCTGCGCCACGCCGACTTCTTTGATACGCTCCGCATTGATGTGGGCGACGAGATGACGACGGCCGAGGTGCGCCGCCGCGCCGAGGCCCGCGCGGTGAACCTGCGCTACTACGACGACGGCTCGGTGGGCGTCGCGCTCGACGAGGCCACCGACGCCGATGCGCTGAACACGCTCATCGAAATCTTTGGCGGAACGAACGGCCGCCGCCTCCGTGCCGAAGACCTCGCCGATGCGCTCGACCCGGGCTACGACGGACCGCTCGCGCGCACCACGCCGGTGCTCGCCCACCCAATCTTCGACGCGCACCACTCCGAGACCGAGCTGGCACGCTACATCCACAAGCTGGCCAGCAAAGACCTCTCGCTCGTGCACAGCATGATCCCGCTGGGGTCGTGCACCATGAAGCTCAACCCGACGGCCGCGCTCATGCCGATCTCGAATCCGGCGTTCGCGAACGTGCATCCGTTTGCACCGGCCGACCAAGCCCAGGGCTATCACCGCATCATCGACGAGCTCAGCGGCTACCTGGCCGAAATCACCGGCTTCGACGACGTCTCCCTGCAGCCCAACTCCGGCGCCTCGGGCGAGTACGCCGGGCTGCTCGTCATCCAGGCGTACCACCGCGCCAACGGCGACGACCAGCGCACCGTGTGCCTCATCCCCGAAAGCGCCCACGGCACCAACCCGGCTAGCGCGACCATGGCGGGCATGGATGTGGTGACGGTAGCCTGCGACGACCACGGCAACGTAGACCTCGACGATCTGACGGCAAAGGCCGAGAAGCACAGCGACCGGCTCGCCGCCCTCATGGTCACCTACCCCTCCACGCATGGTGTCTTCGAGGATCACATCCGCGACGTGTGCGCCGTCATCCACGAACACGGCGGACAGGTGTACATGGACGGCGCCAACATGAACGCGCAGGTGGGCGTGTGCCGTCCGGCCGAGATTGGCGTGGACGTGTGCCACCTGAACCTCCACAAGACGTTTAGCATCCCACACGGCGGCGGCGGCCCCGGCGTGGGCCCCATCTGCACGGCGGCGCATCTCTCGCCGTTTCTGCCGGGCCACCCGCTGGCCGACACCGGCGGCGCACAGGCCATTCCGCCCGTTGCCGCGGCGCCCTACGGCAGCGCGCTGATCCTGCTGATCTCGTGGGCCTACATCAAGATGCTGGGGGCCGAGGGCCTTACCCGTGCGACGAAGGTGGCCATCCTGAACGCAAACTACGTGGCCAAGCGCCTCAGCAGCCGCTACGACATCGTGTACACCGGCACGCGCGGCTTCGTGGCGCACGAGTTTATCCTCGACCTGCGGCACTTCCGTCAGGAGCTGGACATCAGCGAGCAAGATGTGGCCAAGCGCCTCATGGACTACGGATTCCACGCGCCCACGATGAGCTGGCCCGTGGTGGGCACGCTGATGGTGGAACCGACCGAGAGCGAGTCGAAGGCGGAGCTGGATCGCTTCTGCGATGCCCTGTATTCGATCCGCGACGAGATTCAGGCGGTGGCGGATGGCGCGGTGGCCGCGGACGAAAGCGTGCTGCGGCAGGCGCCCCACACGGCGGAAGCGGTGACGCGCTCCGAATGGACGGCGCCCTACAGCCGCGAGCAGGCGGCCTATCCGTCGGCGTTTGCACGTGAGCACAAGTTTTGGCCCACCGTGCGCCGCGTGGACGATGCGTTTGGCGACCGCAACCTCGTGTGCAGCTGTCCGCCCATCGAAGCCTACGCGGCCGACGATGAGGAGACGCTCACCGCGGCCCTCGATGCGTAG
- a CDS encoding acetyl-CoA carboxylase carboxyltransferase subunit alpha, translated as MPDDLQLLDFETPIHELEQKLQEMRQLNQENPEDLSKEITALEERVEQLRASVYRNLTRWQRVQIARHPQRPYTLDHIDALTDGFVELHGDRTHSDDHAIVGGLATFKGGRYGHRDRTVMVVGHQKGRDTKERKYRRFGMPNPEGYRKAERLFKLAAKFNKPIITLLDTPGAYPGLEAEERGQAEAIARNLFEMARLPVPVVVVIIGEGASGGALGIGVGDRVLMMENAWYSVIAPESCSQILWRSWDYKEDAARALKLTAPDLVEVNIVDEIIPEPVGGAHKRPAAAFEATGQAIGAALEALSAKDPQTLLDERLARLDAIGPFATADADG; from the coding sequence ATGCCCGACGACCTGCAGCTATTGGACTTTGAGACGCCCATCCACGAGCTGGAGCAGAAGCTCCAGGAGATGCGGCAACTCAATCAGGAGAACCCGGAGGACCTCTCAAAAGAGATTACGGCCCTCGAAGAGCGCGTGGAGCAGCTCCGTGCCTCGGTGTACCGCAACCTCACGCGCTGGCAACGCGTGCAGATTGCCCGCCACCCGCAGCGGCCCTACACGCTCGACCACATCGACGCGCTCACCGACGGGTTTGTGGAGCTGCACGGCGACCGCACCCACAGCGATGACCACGCCATTGTGGGCGGGCTGGCCACGTTTAAGGGCGGGCGCTACGGCCACCGCGACCGCACGGTGATGGTGGTGGGCCACCAGAAGGGCCGCGACACGAAGGAACGCAAGTACCGTCGCTTTGGGATGCCCAACCCCGAGGGCTATCGCAAGGCCGAGCGCCTGTTCAAGCTGGCGGCGAAGTTCAACAAGCCCATCATCACGCTGCTCGACACGCCCGGGGCGTATCCGGGCCTGGAGGCCGAGGAGCGCGGTCAGGCGGAGGCCATTGCACGCAATCTGTTCGAGATGGCCCGGCTGCCGGTGCCCGTGGTGGTGGTCATCATTGGCGAAGGCGCCTCGGGCGGGGCCCTGGGCATTGGCGTGGGCGACCGCGTGCTGATGATGGAGAACGCCTGGTACTCGGTGATTGCGCCGGAGAGCTGTTCGCAAATCCTGTGGCGCTCGTGGGACTACAAGGAGGACGCGGCGCGCGCGCTCAAACTCACCGCGCCCGACCTGGTGGAGGTCAATATTGTAGATGAGATCATCCCGGAGCCGGTGGGCGGGGCCCACAAGCGGCCGGCGGCGGCGTTTGAGGCGACCGGGCAGGCCATCGGCGCGGCGCTGGAGGCGCTCTCCGCGAAAGATCCGCAGACGCTGTTGGATGAACGCCTCGCGCGCCTGGATGCCATCGGTCCGTTTGCCACGGCCGACGCGGATGGGTAG
- a CDS encoding AAA family ATPase — MSTPNRADINARIAHDTAFLDDLLEEVQRVVVGQETMIERLLIGLLTGGHVLLEGVPGLAKTLTVRALAGSIGTSFQRIQFTPDLLPADLLGTLVYNQQKGAFSIKKGPIFANIILADEINRSPAKVQSALLQSMQEREVTIGERTFALEEPFLVLATQNPIEQEGTYPLPEAQVDRFMLKVHVPYPTRTDELEIMRRMAQTQPAPTVQPVATPAQVLNARAVLDALYMDARVEAYIVDLVMTTRAPAAEGLDDLASLIAYGASPRASINLNLAARAHALLRRRAYVTPEDVRALAANVLQHRLVRTYEAEAEGIEPAALVQRVLDAVEVP, encoded by the coding sequence ATGTCCACCCCCAACCGTGCCGACATCAACGCCCGCATCGCCCACGATACGGCGTTCCTCGACGATCTGCTGGAGGAGGTGCAGCGCGTGGTGGTGGGGCAGGAAACGATGATCGAGCGGCTGCTCATCGGATTGCTCACCGGCGGCCACGTGCTGTTGGAGGGGGTGCCGGGCCTGGCCAAAACACTTACCGTGCGCGCGCTTGCCGGAAGCATTGGCACGTCGTTTCAGCGGATCCAGTTTACCCCCGACCTGCTGCCGGCCGACCTGTTGGGCACGCTGGTGTACAACCAGCAGAAGGGCGCGTTTTCGATCAAGAAAGGACCCATCTTTGCAAACATCATCCTGGCCGATGAGATCAACCGCTCGCCCGCTAAGGTGCAGAGCGCGCTCTTGCAGAGCATGCAGGAGCGTGAGGTGACGATCGGCGAGCGCACGTTTGCCCTGGAGGAGCCGTTTTTGGTACTGGCTACGCAAAATCCCATCGAGCAGGAGGGCACCTACCCGCTGCCCGAGGCGCAGGTGGACCGCTTCATGCTGAAGGTGCACGTGCCGTATCCCACGCGGACCGACGAGCTGGAGATCATGCGGCGCATGGCGCAGACGCAGCCCGCGCCCACCGTACAGCCCGTCGCGACGCCCGCGCAAGTCCTGAACGCCCGGGCCGTGCTCGACGCGCTCTACATGGATGCGCGGGTAGAGGCGTACATCGTAGACCTGGTGATGACGACGCGCGCCCCGGCCGCCGAGGGGCTCGACGATCTGGCCTCTCTCATCGCATACGGCGCCTCGCCCCGTGCCAGCATCAACCTGAACCTGGCCGCCCGCGCGCATGCCCTGTTGCGGCGGCGCGCCTACGTTACCCCCGAAGACGTGCGGGCCCTGGCGGCCAACGTGTTGCAGCACCGCCTCGTGCGCACATACGAAGCCGAGGCCGAAGGCATCGAGCCCGCCGCGTTGGTGCAGCGCGTGCTCGACGCGGTGGAGGTGCCGTAG
- a CDS encoding T9SS type A sorting domain-containing protein, translated as MKNATTMRYISDSFLGKAALFFVLLLTFGISPLAAQDYTSNAGDSACDGTFGDADCWDVTGPEVTADGIPNDPGESVKIKEGDGLQILNSSFSIDDLTIENTDSDPTNDLIGVYQDSLVVNGDLTLGGTIDMFDSFDGGGNLRVTRNLTISGDLKVKSKTLTVQSSIAINSGGSLESGNTGVIKIGANFTNNGSFTSADGTVKFIGNSLGSAQSLDGDFTANNPFYNVIIGNDGSTGDEKDPAEVDPDDTLTITNNSSIIIEGNLTVLPDGQYGSGTTEGSDVTFTGNSFEVKTTNSFFANKVKFNPSSTNITVKGVVFSNVDVIDGTVLLEDTFEINGDLLVGSTGTLDISGGILTLNGDAQFDGTLDPLNSSGAATGGITFSSGATQSVGGATGSDLNLGNLTVTDDAGGNATTVNFPQVSSALLVNNLTINGGSTLDLGRRLEVTGDFTNDGGTFTFKSNTDETILFNGGGTQTISSTTGFNVESIEINNQRDQGLTPPDVTVEAGSDLDVTRELILSRGRLQTNSALTLLSGARVIYNSTDGSDGDTLLDNISITDDALRMNRALRGAESWIFVTPLLGDTYEGVFEEQKAGYNDLWVQGPANSDVPSASFSNSSLFYYDETTGGSQDNGWTVFGDMASTADPSKGTLIYTFADDNNDGTNDGFPKVLDATGTPSFESSTTINGTFTNTSAADTEDGWNLFANPYANIIDWDALTTTNLDGVIYVYDAADGAYATYNGGPDNDGTAETFDDEGLIAPFQSFFVKANGTGPGLTIDIATDQFPSVDSTLGDTFLPKSREAKRYRLVRLEMTMDGLEASTRASFQPTGQKGWDRLDAYQLEPPANAQEGLMQLHSVLDNGTALAINNLPYDLQDGVDIPVAPTLRGCDGNQPYSGTARIAWDGRLDIPDTWGVFLKDTKTGETIDLRAQPEYEFTLTSSTPSSVCSPSSVIVDGAGPTVATPPPTPTVVKHPVAKDGSGPKTRFVLTIDPTAGPLPVELSSFTAEADGQEAVLSWQTASETNNAGFAVQRKTPSGTFEQVAFVEGAGTTTAPQTYRFRTEALTAGTHTFRLRQVDTDGTASFSDPVTVQIGLRGAFTLTAYPNPVRRQATVEFAVKQKGEVTLTLYNTLGQKVRTVYRGTPPAEQTQRVQVETGGLASGLYLLRMTGNGVATTQRLTVVQ; from the coding sequence ATGAAAAACGCTACTACAATGAGATACATAAGCGATTCATTTCTAGGCAAGGCGGCCTTGTTTTTCGTGCTGCTCTTGACCTTTGGCATATCGCCATTGGCTGCTCAAGACTATACGAGCAATGCTGGAGACTCTGCATGCGATGGAACCTTTGGAGATGCAGATTGCTGGGATGTTACTGGGCCTGAGGTGACAGCCGATGGCATTCCTAACGACCCTGGTGAATCTGTTAAGATAAAAGAGGGAGATGGGTTGCAAATACTGAATTCATCTTTTAGCATTGACGATCTTACAATAGAAAATACAGATAGTGACCCCACCAATGACTTAATTGGAGTTTATCAAGACAGTTTGGTGGTCAATGGCGATCTCACGCTCGGTGGTACCATTGATATGTTTGATAGCTTCGATGGTGGTGGCAATTTAAGGGTAACCAGAAATTTAACAATAAGTGGAGATCTAAAGGTAAAATCTAAAACGTTAACCGTCCAATCTTCTATTGCTATAAATTCTGGAGGATCACTGGAGTCAGGCAACACTGGCGTTATAAAGATTGGTGCGAACTTTACGAATAATGGAAGTTTTACTTCTGCCGATGGTACAGTAAAGTTTATAGGAAATTCTCTGGGGAGTGCTCAATCTCTAGATGGAGACTTTACGGCGAACAATCCTTTCTATAACGTAATTATAGGTAATGACGGGTCTACAGGTGATGAGAAAGATCCTGCTGAGGTTGACCCTGACGACACCCTCACGATTACCAATAATAGCTCAATTATTATTGAAGGAAATCTAACAGTCCTTCCTGACGGTCAATACGGGAGTGGGACTACAGAGGGCTCCGATGTTACCTTTACTGGTAACTCTTTTGAAGTGAAAACCACTAATTCATTTTTCGCAAATAAGGTTAAGTTTAACCCTTCCAGTACAAATATTACCGTTAAGGGGGTTGTGTTTTCGAACGTTGATGTCATTGATGGTACAGTTCTGCTTGAAGATACGTTTGAGATAAATGGAGATCTGCTTGTTGGGTCGACTGGAACACTCGATATCAGCGGGGGCATTCTGACCCTCAATGGTGATGCCCAGTTTGATGGTACGCTAGATCCCCTCAATAGTAGTGGTGCTGCAACAGGGGGAATTACATTTAGCAGTGGCGCAACACAAAGTGTCGGTGGAGCTACAGGTTCTGATCTTAACCTCGGAAACCTTACCGTGACTGATGATGCTGGAGGAAATGCAACAACAGTAAATTTCCCTCAGGTATCTTCTGCATTGTTGGTAAACAACTTAACCATCAACGGGGGATCAACACTTGATCTTGGGCGCCGTCTAGAGGTGACAGGCGACTTTACAAATGATGGGGGAACGTTTACTTTTAAGAGCAATACCGACGAGACCATCTTGTTCAACGGTGGAGGTACACAAACCATAAGTTCTACCACAGGCTTTAACGTCGAGAGTATAGAGATCAATAATCAGCGGGACCAGGGGCTTACCCCCCCGGACGTGACAGTAGAAGCTGGCTCTGACTTGGATGTCACGCGCGAGTTGATATTGTCTCGTGGGCGTCTACAGACGAACAGTGCACTAACTCTCCTGTCGGGGGCACGGGTTATCTATAACTCTACAGATGGCAGTGACGGCGATACGCTGTTGGACAACATCTCTATTACGGACGATGCCCTTCGAATGAATCGCGCGCTGCGTGGGGCGGAGAGTTGGATTTTTGTGACGCCGCTTTTGGGTGACACGTACGAGGGCGTTTTTGAAGAACAGAAGGCCGGCTACAACGATCTCTGGGTGCAAGGCCCAGCAAACTCTGATGTCCCATCGGCCTCGTTTTCGAATTCAAGCCTGTTTTACTACGATGAGACGACTGGTGGCTCGCAAGACAATGGCTGGACGGTCTTTGGGGATATGGCGTCAACGGCTGACCCCTCCAAAGGAACGTTGATTTACACGTTCGCTGATGACAACAACGATGGCACCAATGACGGCTTCCCCAAGGTGCTAGATGCCACAGGCACGCCCAGCTTCGAGTCAAGCACAACCATCAATGGTACGTTTACGAACACCAGTGCTGCAGATACCGAGGACGGGTGGAATCTGTTTGCCAATCCGTATGCTAACATCATTGATTGGGACGCGCTGACCACGACAAATCTTGATGGAGTTATCTATGTGTATGACGCAGCCGACGGTGCGTATGCGACCTACAATGGAGGACCCGACAATGATGGAACAGCCGAGACCTTCGACGACGAGGGGCTCATTGCTCCCTTCCAGAGCTTCTTTGTGAAGGCAAATGGAACGGGGCCAGGGTTAACGATCGACATCGCTACGGATCAATTTCCTTCGGTTGATTCGACCTTGGGTGATACCTTTCTGCCCAAGTCGAGGGAAGCAAAGCGGTACCGTCTGGTTCGGCTTGAGATGACAATGGACGGCCTAGAGGCGAGTACGCGGGCGAGCTTTCAACCTACTGGTCAGAAGGGATGGGATCGCTTGGATGCTTATCAGCTGGAGCCTCCTGCCAACGCACAGGAGGGGCTCATGCAGCTGCACAGCGTGCTCGACAACGGAACCGCCCTGGCGATCAACAATCTGCCCTACGACCTACAAGACGGGGTTGATATTCCCGTTGCACCGACACTGCGCGGATGTGATGGAAATCAGCCATATAGCGGCACCGCACGCATCGCGTGGGACGGACGCCTCGACATTCCTGACACGTGGGGCGTATTTTTGAAGGACACGAAGACGGGCGAAACGATTGATCTCCGCGCCCAGCCTGAATATGAGTTTACGCTCACGTCGTCCACTCCGTCCAGCGTATGTAGTCCATCATCGGTGATTGTCGACGGGGCCGGGCCTACAGTTGCCACACCACCGCCCACGCCCACTGTTGTCAAGCACCCGGTGGCGAAAGACGGCTCTGGCCCGAAAACGCGTTTCGTCCTCACCATTGACCCCACCGCCGGCCCGCTCCCCGTGGAGCTCAGCAGCTTCACGGCCGAAGCAGACGGTCAGGAGGCGGTGCTGTCGTGGCAGACGGCTAGCGAGACGAACAACGCCGGCTTTGCCGTGCAGCGCAAGACGCCGAGCGGCACCTTCGAGCAGGTGGCCTTCGTGGAAGGCGCCGGCACGACCACAGCGCCGCAGACCTACCGCTTCCGCACCGAGGCGCTCACCGCCGGCACGCACACCTTCCGCCTCCGGCAGGTGGACACCGACGGCACGGCGTCGTTCTCCGACCCGGTGACGGTACAGATTGGGCTGCGCGGGGCGTTTACGCTCACGGCCTACCCGAACCCGGTGCGCCGGCAGGCCACCGTGGAGTTTGCGGTGAAGCAGAAGGGCGAGGTGACCTTGACGCTCTACAACACGCTGGGGCAGAAGGTGCGCACGGTGTACCGCGGCACGCCGCCCGCGGAGCAGACGCAGCGTGTGCAGGTGGAAACCGGCGGGCTGGCCAGCGGGCTGTACCTGCTGCGGATGACGGGCAACGGCGTGGCCACCACGCAGCGCCTGACGGTGGTGCAGTAG
- a CDS encoding DUF427 domain-containing protein, translated as MYAIWNDTVIAESDATVAVEGNAYFPPDAVRETCLAPSDHRTTCPWKGEAHYYDVVVDGARNENAAWYYPEPKAAAAEIKDHVAFWNGVEVKEGTPDAA; from the coding sequence ATGTACGCCATCTGGAACGACACCGTCATTGCGGAGAGCGACGCCACGGTCGCGGTGGAAGGCAACGCCTACTTCCCGCCCGACGCCGTCCGCGAGACCTGCCTTGCGCCCAGCGACCACCGCACCACGTGCCCGTGGAAGGGCGAAGCGCACTACTACGATGTGGTGGTCGACGGCGCGCGCAATGAAAACGCGGCGTGGTACTACCCCGAGCCCAAAGCGGCCGCCGCAGAAATCAAAGACCACGTCGCCTTCTGGAACGGCGTTGAAGTGAAGGAGGGCACCCCGGACGCCGCTTAG